A genomic segment from Aegilops tauschii subsp. strangulata cultivar AL8/78 chromosome 1, Aet v6.0, whole genome shotgun sequence encodes:
- the LOC109775942 gene encoding uncharacterized protein has protein sequence MSSSSSIRSALHGRSVAVPLIGCPDCGEQVRFYQSSTDEHDGWIFYKCVNHHVTCDFWHWELEYVQHLVETRRLVGDAAVDAIGAAEDRREELERQRIESMAGRGTTGRVMAGRGMAGRANYASSNENNFGPPPVHYHHHQIPFFFLIFHLQFRAPPDPFSPLSNSTNRSPSHLQLAATMVSWDDLPCSSEDDSVTSKPPTTISCEEWSGLVTDLPIFRCGHGSLCEKHVAFESVDIGRRFLACAHKEVPKCRYVEWVDPEWPDALEMSLASIWTMYEEEKKQRLRYNVVSAEENLKVLEEKKKMENELRHFKLDFAKMVAEKEQAISQLGSTQLALTDLKEELEKKKMTDKSVTNIHQVFRVKAEKERDQVVQERDQVIQERDDLKHEKRKLEYMIGDLFKHKEATKEKIRKLKGMLNEFD, from the exons ATGTCGTCTTCCAGCTCCATCCGCTCTGCGCTGCATGGCCGCTCCGTTGCTGTACCACTGATCGGGTGCCCGGATTGCGGCGAGCAGGTGAGGTTCTACCAGTCTAGCACCGATGAGCACGATGGATGGATCTTCTACAAGTGCGTGAACCACCAT GTCACTTGTGATTTCTGGCACTGGGAGCTTGAATATGTGCAGCATCTGGTTGAAACAAGGCGTCTGGTTGGTGATGCTGCTGTAGATGCAATTGGTGCAGCTGAGGACAGGAGGGAAGAGCTTGAGAGGCAGAGGATTGAATCAATGGCAGGCAGAGGCACAACTGGAAGGGTCATGGCTGGGAGAGGCATGGCGGGAAGAGCTAATTATGCCAGCTCCAATGAGAATAA CTTTGGTCCACCACCAGtccactaccaccaccaccagatccccttcttcttcctcatctttCATCTTCAATTTCGTGCACCACCAGATCCCTTCTCTCCTCTGTCCAATAGCACCAACAGATCCCCTTCTCATCTTCAGCTAGCAGCAACCATGGTGTCCTGGGATGATCTTCCCTGTTCTTCTGAAGATGACTCTGTGACCAGCAAG CCACCTACCACAATATCCTGTGAGGAATGGAGTGGCTTGGTTACAGATCTGCCTATCTTTAGATGTGGGCATGGATCTTTGTGTGAGAAGCATGTGGCATTTGAATCTGTTGATATTGGCAGAAGGTTTCTAGCTTGTGCACATAAG GAGGTACCTAAATGCAGATATGTTGAGTGGGTTGACCCTGAGTGGCCTGATGCTCTGGAGATGAGCCTAGCTAGCATATGGACCATGTATGAAGAGGAGAAAAAACAGAGGCTCAGATATAATGTTGTGAGTGCTGAAGAAAACTTGAAGGTTCttgaagagaagaagaagatggaaaaTGAGTTGAGGCATTTCAAGCTTGATTTTGCTAAGATGGTGGCTGAGAAGGAGCAGGCAATCAGCCAATTAGGCAGCACACAACTTGCTCTGACTGATCTAAAGGAAGAACttgagaagaagaagatgacagaCAAGTCAGTAACCAACATTCATCAGGTATTCAGGGTTAAAGCAGAGAAAGAGAGGGACCAAGTAGTGCAGGAGAGGGACCAAGTGATTCAAGAGAGGGATGACTTGAAGCATGAGAAAAGGAAGCTTGAGTACATGATTGGTGACCTATTCAAACACAAAGAGGCCACCAAGGAGAAGATAAGGAAGCTGAAGGGCATGCTGAATGAATTTGATTGA